AGCATGGTATAAATTTAGCTCCCAGTGATCCTTTTGTCTTAGCTTTGGAAGAGGATAAGAACAGGTCTTTGGAAAGGTGCTGTTCTGCTTGTTGGATAGGACAGAGATGTTTATATGaacaagaggaggaggatgataCTGAATCAATGAATGCTCCTGAGAGACATTTTAGACCTAGAGATGATGGGCCTGGCGAAGCAGGGAAACACTAATGGGTAGTGATCAGGAGAGTGGATAAGGGCTGGGGGCAGAAGGTTTTAGCCCAGTAGCAGGTCAAACATGGGCCAAACAGAAGTTACACAGGCTCCCTTGTGCCAGGCCGTGGGAAGTGAAGGACCCATTACAGTCAGGGTCCCATTTTCAATAACAGTCTTGGATAACCAGTAAGCAACCTCTGGAAATTACATGGATGACTCCAAGAAAGTGGCTAGTGTGTTTGAAATGATGGTTAAAACACAGGATCCAGACTGGAAGAGTATAGAAGTGATaatgcaggttttgtttggtaGTACTGAGAAGGAGATGACTCATCGAGCAGCTAGAATACATGTGGAAGCTCAGGTTAACTCAGGAACCTTACAAGGAACTGTGGAGCATCATTTGCCTTCTGTTGATCTGAACTGGAACTAGAATATTAACAGACTCAGGCAAATTTTGACTCAATATCAGAAATGGATTTTGTTTGGAATTTGAAATGCTGTGCCTAAGGCAATAAACATGTCTAAATTGCGTGAGGTTAGGCAAGATAGGAAAGAGTCCCCACAGATTTCCTGAATAGAATGAAGGAGGTAACCTGCAAATATACAAATATTGACCCTGAATCAGAAGAGGGACAAAGTCAATTAGTCCCTCTATTTGTGGGGCAGTCCCCAGATgatattagaagaaaatttaaaaaatgacaaggaAATGATGCTCGAGATTGGGGAAGGTTGTTGCATGTTGCTTGGATTGCATATAGAAATAGAGACGGTTGAAAGGAAAGAGTAAATACTAGACTGGTGGTGGTATTGGAGGAAAATACTAGGATCAGAGGAAGGGGCCTTGGACAGGGTGGGCCACCAAGAGGCAGTCCCTGGCCTGGGTCTTGGCTAGGTGATAATCAGTGCGCATGGTGCAAAAGGGGTGGACACTGGAAACAGAAGTGTCCTCTTAAGAGTCGGACCCCCGCTGCAACCTTGCTCCCAGTAAGCCAGGAATGAGGGGAACTGGAGGAGTCTCTCCTAGAAGAACCTCTGCTTCTGGGAAATCAAGAAATTGAGGTTTTGGTAGATACTGGGGCTACTTACTCTGTTCTGAACACTTTAGAAGGGGATCTAAGCCATAAGAACATAAACATTGTTGGTGCGCCAGGGACCTGTGAAATAGCCAGTTTTTAAACCTTTAACAATGAAGTTGGGAAAACAGTGGGTTACTCAtcagtttttatattttccagatTCTCCAAAACCATTACTAAGGAGAGATCTACTTGAAAGACTGGAAGcagaaatctgatttaaaaGGGGGGAAATAGAAATTTTAATTCTAGAAACTAAATATCTTGAGGCAGCAGCTTTGTTGTTACAGGATATGTCCCCTGAAAGGAACAAGATAGCCCGGGAGGCTGAAGATGCTGTGATTCCTATTGCATGGGCTGGAGAGGTCCTAGGAAAATACAAAAGGGCAAAAGCAGTAAGGATTGACTTAAAGCCTGGATCATCCCTGGTAAGAATTAAATTATATCCCCTAAAACTAGAAGTTAGGAATGGGTTGGTACTGATAATTCAGAAATTCTTGAAGTACAACTTGTTGGTGGAATGCAAGTTGACGTACAGCAGCCCTATTTTGCCATTCAAAAAGGCCAACAGTAAAGATTACCAATTGGTGCAGGATTTAAGAGCAATAAATCAAATAATTCAAGATATTTACCCTGTAGTAGCAAATCTGTACACATTGTTAACAACCCTTACAGGGGAACAGGGATGGTTTACAGTTTTAGATTTAAAGGCTACCTTTCTCTGTATTGCCCTGGACATCGGAAATCAggagctttttgcttttgaatgggatAACccagaaagaagaaggaaaatgcaataCACTTGGACAGTTTTACCACAAGGCTTTAAAAATAGCCCAACAATCTTTGGAAATCAATTGGCAAAAGTGTTAgaaatttggagaaaagaaaacaatcaggGAACAGTGCTACAATCTGTGGACGATACTCTGATTGCAGCAGAAACTAGGGAACCGAGTCTTTCCCTGACCCTAAACCTTTTAGTTCCTTGGGAATTAGTGGATATCAAGTGTCAAAGGATAAGGCTCAAATTATCCAGGATTCAGTTATGTATTTGGGGTTTGAAATCCTGAAAGGTCAATTGGGATCTGGACAGAAAGAGGCTGTTTGCCACCTCCTGGAGCCTAAAGCTCTCAAGGAGTTACGGGCATTTCTCAGCGTGGGCAGGTGGTGTCGCCTTCAGACAGCAAATTACGGATTGTTCGTGACCCCTCTGCAGGAACTGTTGAAAACTTCCCACAGTGGGTATACTGACTGGACAGAAGAGgatggaaaagctgttttcaagtGGCTGAAGTGAGCTCTGGTGGAGGCCCCCACATTGGGATTACCTGAATTAGCAAAGAGTTTTTGAACTTTTTACCCATGAGGGAAAAGGTATTGCCTGGGGAGTTCTGGCGCGATTTTTAGGGCCTCAGCAGTGAGCTGTAGCTTATTTCTCCAAACAGCTGGATTATGTGATCTCGAGATGGCCTGGATGCCTTAAAGCAGTAACAGCAGCTGTACTAGTGATTCAGGAGGCCCATAAGTTCACCGTGGGGCAGAAGATTACTGTGTATGTACCACATGTGGTAATCACGGTATTAGAACAAAAAGGAGGACATTGGCTGGCCCCTAGCTGAATGTTAAAATATCGAGTGGTATTAGTAGAACAAAATGACATACGTCTTAAAACTACTTCAGTTATTAACCCTGCTGTGTTCCTTTTGGCTGACCACACGGAAGGAACCCCAGAACGTGATTGTTTGCGGACTATTAGAGGAAGCCTACTCCAGCTGACCAGGTCTCAAGGCTGCTCCATTAGAAGAACCAGATTGGGAGCTGTATACTGATGGCAGCAGCTATGTCCAAGAGGGAAAGCAATTACCTGGATATGCTGTAACTACTATTGACAAGGTAACAGAATCACAAGCTTTACCCCCAGAGGTCTCTGCTCTGGAAGCCGAAATGATTGCCCTTACCAGGGCACTGGACCTGAGCGAAGGGAAATGAGCCCACGTACGGACAGATTCATAGTATGCCTTTGGAGTCGTTCATGCACATGAACCTATTTAAGAAAGACAGAGGACTATTATCTGCTCAAGGAACTGTGATCAAACATGCACCTCAGATCCAGGAATTATTAAAGAGCATTCAAAAACCAGTGGCAGTTGCAATTATGCATTGCAAAACACATCAGGCAGGTAAAACTTCTCTGCAATTAGGAAACCAATTGGCAGATAtggctgcaaaggcagctgcagaaaaaggtATCCTAACTCTATTACCTGAAAAGGAAATAGTCCTGCCAGATGCACTgttaaaatatgataaaaagGATAGTAAGTTAGTAACTAAGTTGCAGGCCAAAGAATGGGTAAAGGAATGGGCAGTTACAGCCACAGAACAATTGTTTCACCTATAGTAATGAGAGAGATAGCCCAGGACATGCATAAGAACATACACTGAGGAACTCGAAATTTAGTGAAAAACCTCTGGAAGACAATTATAAATAGAGCCATGGCAGAGATTATCAGATCCATTACAGGGAGGTGTGAAATATGTCTTAGAAACAATCCAAATACTACTAGTAAGCTGATCATTGTGGGGACTAAGGTAGGAAATTCTCCTGGAGACTATTGACAAATAGATTTCACTGAATTACCCAGAAGAGAAGGATATTGatacattttggttttactcAATACCTTCACTGGATGACCTGAAGCTTTCCCTTGTTGAACCAACAAGGCAAGGGAGGTAGCTAAAATcctgttaaaagaaattattcaccAGTTTGGTATACCTTTAGGAACGTCATCAGCTAATGGGTCCCATTTTATTGGCTGGAATCATAAAACAGTTGAGTAAAATTTTGTTCATAACCTGGGACTACCCCACTCCATACAGACCACAATCTAGCAGTAAAGTGGAGCGTATGCACTGTACTCTTAAACAACAACGAGGAAAAATTTGTTGGGAAACATCTATGACTTGGGTTCAGGCACTGCCTCTGGCATTATTAAGAATAAGAAACCAGCCTTAAGGGAAGGGTAATTTGAGCCCATAGGAATTGTATAGACAGCCCTATCAGGCTTCACATACACCTTGTGATATTCATATAATGGGGGAATTAACTTTGAAAACTTATTAGTGTCTTTAGGGAATGTTTTGCAGGAACGTCAGAAGTACGTGACAACAAGTAGACCCTTAGAACTCAATACACTGGCTCATCCTTTCCAGCCTGGAGATTAGGTGTATATCAAGTCATGGAATGCGGAACCTCTAACAGAAAAGTGGAAAGGACCACATCAAATGCTTTTAACAACCTGTATAGCAGTCAAGGTTTGGGGCAAAGGACCCTGGATACATTATTTAAGAATTCAACTAGCTCCATCATGGACAGCAGAACAGCTGGCCCCTctcaaatgaataaaataacGAAACAGGATTAATGAATGAAGTTCAATGAGACAACAGAGAATTATATATAAATTGTTAAATCAACAGGTATAGGCATTTGTAGCACAGTATagtgttttctatttcagtAGTTACTAACAAGTTTTGTTCATCCTGCTGTTGATCAGAATAAGCCTaagtgaaatacaggaaaatttGGTTAGGAAACTGGTGCAAGGGTTCGGAAGAATGAGAAATCTGACTAGCATCACTGCTTGCGTTCCTGTACCTCAGGCTGTGGGAGACCCAGTACCTTGCAGTGTTCAATTTTGAATGGGTAGATAATGTCACCGACAAGGCCTGCAAAGCTGCGGTATCTTATTTTCTTGACAGAAGGGGCCAGTGTCAACAGCAAGGAAGCAAAGTCCTTCAAGATCCATTgatcaaaggaaataaaactctGTTTTCACCAGGAACTGGTGAGTCTCTGCTCAGTTCACAACCCCTAGATTTAGGAATCGCTTCAGGAAGCACTGATATAGTGCAACTTAAAATTCTGTATAGAAAAGACTACAAAGGAAGTAAAATCAGCCTGCCAGGATGTGAAAACTTAGAGGTCCTCAAAACATGGTCTAAACAAACTGAAGGGCAATAAAGTGCATCTCGTATGTTCAATGGTGTTTTAAACCATGTATAGTGTGACCCTGCTGGAATGGAACTGCACTAAGGTtattaataaagcaaaactaTGATTTTTCAAGAGGGATTCTGCGTAATGAATACCtgtaagcaaaatcaaaatcaacaaaaatctTGTTCCCTAGCACTCTCTGCTCCAAGACTTTTAGTATGGGCAAGTGGAGATGGATATTGGACAATTAGACCAGAGCTTACAAAAATAACTCGACCAGTAACCTTAGGTTTACTGACCTTGTGCCCCACACGGAGAGAGAAATCAGTCAAATCTAAATAttgaggaaaaattaaaagagctcaaaatgcagaagagcCATAGCATGGACCCTCCACTTTGGTACTAGTGATCTGGGGACTTGAGAACTTGATTTTACCGAGCTTGATGGCACTGGAGAATAGATACTTGCTAGAAAGTTTAACACGGCAAGTTGAAACACTAACTAAAGCAACTGGAAGAGCATTCAAACTGATAGATAAACAAGTACAAGCAAATACCAAAAATACTTTAGAGAATCAGATAGTGTTAAATTTATTACTAGCCAAAGAACATGGAGTATGTGAGTACTTAAAAGTAGACACTGAACACTGCTGTTCACATATCCCACATGACACTGAGGGTCTCCAGAAACATCTTGAGGAGATGCAAAGTTTTGCAAAGGCCAGATGAGAATTATaggaaacagcagaaggaaTCTGGCTTGATGAGCTGCTTCAAGAATTAGGTGGGTGATTAATAAGAAGATGGCTAGCTAATCTCTTGCAAACTGTAATTGTTATAACAATCATTGTAGTATTGTTCATAGCATGTAGCTATATAAAATGGAACCTCCCTGGAAAACTATGTTGTAACATGACGTAATATTACAGTTATCTGATCTAAGTGAGgcttttgattttgaaaaaattcaaagcctcaagaaaaaaggtggtggtggcggtgggGAGCTGAATGATGCCACTGTGTAGATACCACTGTATATGCATTTATGCCAAAGTATTCTGTTAAGGGAAGGTTGCTGGCTCAGCAAAAGGCCTTAACCTTTCAATCTGCTCAGGATTACGTTGAAAGACTTTTGCCATATGAGGGACAAGATGTCTGAACTCCTGAATTACAAAACTCTGATTCAGTGTTTAGCTGCATGTTAAACAAACCTGTGCCCAAGGTTTGGGGCAAtctgacaccccccccccctctaCAGCTGTTAAAAGTGACAGATGAAGGGACTTCCCATCAAGGGAGCGAGCCCGGGGAAGGACGAGAAAGACAGTGGATGGCGAAAAGAGTGCCGTTATctgaagctctgcagaaagaagcctccgagggagggagggaggtcTGGCTGCAAGAGGGGACAGGCTGATGGAGCGCTGCAGCCCACAGAAAGCTGGTTGAAAGTGGGACAAaggcagctgtggtggtgggagatCGTGACCTCCGACCCAAAGAGCCCCCCCGAGGGAGGGCAAACCCCGGCCTGGGGAGCACGTGCAGGTGGTGACAAACTCCAGCAGCGCTATCGGAGGGTGCACGCCGGTTCGCATTAGAGGCGAGAAACTCGTAACCAGCCCTGTGTGTGAATGGAAATGCGTATGTAATGTACTAGCAATGTGCAGGTACTCTGCTGCGTATAACGTGTATCCTCGAGTAACTCGCAGAGCACGCTTGGGGGAAACATTCCCCCGTGCTCCCAGCGCTGTAATAAAGACTGCCTGTCTTCTAAAACTTCAAATCCAGTCTTAGAGGGTTTCTCTCCATGACCGACTTTATGTTATCATTCTGCTTCAGAAGTTGTAATAAGATAGGAAGAGAATCCAGGAGGGGCTGGAAAGAATCCAGTTTAATCTGAATTAACCTCAGTAGAAAGACTCAGACTTCACTGGCACCTGGAGTAGTCTGCTTTTCCTGATTGGGCTCTTCTGCTGTCACCATATTTCCAGAATTGCCCCCCAAATGGCAAAAGACAGCTGTCGTATTGTGACAAAAATAGAGGTCCTTTAAATTGCACTGCAGCAGACAGAGCTGCAGTGCTTCAGAattcctgcttgctgctgcagtgtctgTCATCTTCTTatgtttcttctctctttctctgtagGTTGTATTAGGAGATCTGGACTTGGTCAGTCTTGTTGACATGGAAGACTTTCAAAATGATTGCAGTATTGCGTGTGATGTAGAACTTCTCAAATTTCATGCATCTTTTCCCAGACAGCTGCTAAATGGATTCAGTTCACCCTTTCAGTTTGGACCACGTGGGAAGCTCTAAGCTTGAATTTAGAAGTTAGAAGAAAAGTTTGTTTGGATTCTGTTCCAGTTGATCAAATTGCTTCAGGAAGCTTGCAGAGCCTGATGTCATTCAGTACTTATGCCATCAGTGAAACATGCCTGAGCTGAGCTTCAGTGGTTCCTAAAACCGATTACCGTTCATCCAGTCTCCAGGAGCAGCGTGTCCATCAGTTCAGCAAGGTTTTGCCACCAttttttctgccagctttgATTTGTGATGAGTATCATTTAATCTTTGCCTCAATCTGATAGATGCCAGCTGGCTACTGACCTCTGTCTAGCTTGCATTTACTCTCTTTTCCAGTGTGTAACTGACTTGCCACCTTAGAGTTCTATGTGTTTCTCTTCCAGctagaaaactgttttcacCTAAAGCAGACTTCTGCCATAACATACTGTTTCCCAGTAGtgtatctgggtttttttctgggatgaCTGTAAAAAAGCCAGATTAAGAagtttgggttattttttttattttataaagaatCAGAAAAACTGAATCTTGTTCTGGTTGTGACgatattttaattcagtgtgGTCAAGTTGCATCTCTGTGTCTGGTATCTTTTATTCCTcacttttattcctttcttcgCAGCATGTTTTGGTCTGCTGGAGGTCTGCAAGATGAAGCCAGGAGAGACGGTGCTGGTTAATGCTGCAGCTGGCGCTGTGGGCCCTGTGGTGGGGCAGATTGCTAAAACTGGGGTGAGTGGCTTGAATTGCTCATACTTGCTCCTCAGAAGGCTCGCCTGGGAGACAGGGGAACAAGGTTATGGGTGATCAGAAGGGTAAGCATCCTGAAGGCATGCCTTACTGTAAGGTCTTGAGATGGGACAAGCTGCTGATGTCATAGCAAAGCTAGTTAAAATGTTTCCTAGAGCTCAGAAACTTGTGTGGCGAGTACTCTAAGGGTGCAGCACTCTCCAAGTGTCAGCCTGTGTTGTGAGGGgttatttggaaatgtttttcctctttccttgcAGGGTTGCAAAGTGGTTGGCTGTGCTAGCTCAGATGACAAGGTTGCTTATCTGAAAAGAATAAGCCTTTAATTACAAGACTGTTACATCTCTGGATGAAGCACTGCATAAAGATTCTGATGGCTCTGACTGTTCCCTTGACAATGTGAGTTCAGAGAGAGGGTCCTGCCCTGAGTAGACCATCATTTTCCTTAAGCTATAGCAGGAACTCAGTACTGTATATATCTAATTGAAGACTACACCAGGAACTTATTATGGAGTACCATCTAGCTGAGAAATGGCCTCCACAAGTGTGCTGCTCTCCTGTTCACTTCCCACACTTACTTCTGCAGCTGACTTGGGCAGTAGCAGAACAAAGGTGCAAAGGCAAAGCTGGACTGTTGGCCTTGTTTGTGAATGGAGAGAGAGAAGCTCACCTTCACTCTCTGGAAAGTATGACACATACTGTCATGAGTCCCTGGTCTGTCATAATCCTTTGACCATGGAGGTGAGGGTCACAGTGAACATTTACCTGATGCTGAACAGAGAGAGCTCCAGTCCACTCCTGGCCCCACCTTGGACCACAGGCAGTTCTCTGCTGTTGCTGGAAGGGGCTGAGTGTGGACAGCCCCACCTTACCTGATCTAGGTGGCTACACCAGTACCTGTAAACACAACAGTTGCGAGGCACACTTGTAAAATCGGAGGAGTGGCTTCTGAGCTCTCCTAAGTACGGCTGGGGTTTATGGGGACTGTGGGCTGTTCTCAACAGGCTGTTTGAATGTGATCATCCTGTTTTGGAGGCTAAGAGAGTTTAACAGTATGGATGCAGTCACACAGTGTCAGTTCACCCTCAAGCCAGTACACAAGTGCTGGCTTTTTGAATTTTCTAGTACAACTAATGTATGCATTATACCTGACAATATAGCGCAGGGGTATTAGCTGAGACACTGGCCTAAAATTCTCTGGTTAGCTACTTGGTTTAAAGGGCATCCATCATCACCCCTTTAATAGGTCTTTCAACAACCCATGGGCAATGGCACTGTAGTTCTGTGTGGATTGCAACACACTTGCCTTGTCCTGACAATCAATGTGAGCACAAGGTGCCAGGGCAAAGCGCTTGCCCCTGCAGCAGGAACTCCTGGTTGCTTTGCCTTACCCTTCCAAAATTCATGTCCTGTGCTGCTAAGGTCTTAAATAGGTTTTATGATCACATCCATTCCCTTCCTTCTCACTTCCAATTTTTGTGCAGAGCCCTCCACAGCAGTAAATTTTCTCACAGCTTTTCTCTATTAAAAGCTTCTGAGCACAAGCGTATCTCTATTTGGAAGAAGAGAATCATTAAGTAAAAACTTGACATCAGCATGGTGTGAAGAGGTAAAAGTGCAGAACGCTGTGGGGGAAAAGCAGAGGTGGTGGGTGCTTCTTAGGAGAAGGGAACTAAGGGCAAGTCCTGCCCGATGCTTCCAATCCAAGCTTTGTGAAGAAGCAGATTTGGAATTCAGACTGATTCCCTGTGTCCATAACTAATTTTTAGAACAGTGAGATCTAGCCCTCACAGGTGTTGACTAAGTGTAAGTGTTTCTGCAACCACCAAGTCTTTGGAGTAGTGGAACTCACCTCTTCACCTCTTGATTGAACCTGTTGGTGCAACAATGCAAGGTTGGCAGGTTCTGGCAGTCAATGCCACACTTTATTGTCTGTAACACTGCATATGCTCTTGTTCTTGTAGGTGGGTGGAGAATTTGCCAGTACTGCTATCAAccagaggaagaaatggaaggatTGCAGTCTGTGGAGCCATCTCTCAGTACTATGACGCTGTGCCTGCTTTCCTGTGActaaatttatttcctgttcaGTGATGGCAGAAAGAAAGACGTAATAGGTGTCTCTTGACATTTTATTGGTTGTTTCCATATGCCGTTTGAATATATGTACGTGTGTACATTTGGGTGACTAACCGCTGCCGCTGCTCTGGGACAGTGGGAGTGTGGCCACACtccctgtgtgtgcatgcactcATCCTCCGTTGTGCACACTCATATCAGATGGAGAACATCAGCTGATTAGAAATGAAGGAGACTGAACTACTGAAAACAGCACTCCCCAGGGCTCTAAGCAGATACAGATCAGTAGAAGACAGGTGTGGTGGCATGATGCCATTTACGCGGTATGTACTTTCAGATGAGAGGATGGATTTCCCTTGGGTTTTTAGATGAGGCATCTtaggctttggggttttttcccctaagaTTTCAGCTACTGGTGGAACTGCTGGGAAGTGTGGCTGAGATGAATTACTGACTTTCAATAGCACCAAGTTTTCCGGATTTGCCTTCTAGAAGGAATGGGAGGTCTGAATTCTCTTTGACAACTGACTGGCTTTGGACTCCCACATTAGTTTGAAAATGGGACAGGCTTTTGAGAGTGGAGAGTCTATCACACATTTTTATGATTGAGGGAgctgttttttaatgtgtataACTTTTTTTGAGATTTAGGAAGAGCATGAGAGCTTGGCAGGCTATCAAACAAGCTGTCAAAATAGGATTTCCAGGATTCAGCTAAAGCCCCTCAGGTGAAGCTCAGGCCACTTCTAAATGAAACTATTTTCAGAATTGTTGGGTGTTTGGTCCCACAGCCTTATGGATCAGGCCTTTGTTTCCCTGGGTGGCTGCCTGTCCATGAATCCTTGGGTTTTTGCTCTGGAaattctgtttggaaaaaacagcagttGCTTCTGGCTGGAACAGTGATTCAGCAGTCTTTACTGGCTAAAATATCACTTTATACATTGGgtcttattttaaatgaaactgatATTACAGATGGTGTGATGGTTCCTTTCTCTTGCAGGGCCTTCCATGCAGGTTCCAGTGATCTTCAAAGACCTTTGAATGGAAGGGTTTATTGTGACCCACTGGAATAACTGCTGGGAGGAAAGTCTGAAAGCGCTGCTAAAATGGGTTGTGGAGATAAGGGAGGAAGGGGTAGTTTTATGTAAGGTGTACTCACATCACAGCTTGCCTCTTTGCAAGCGTTCTCTTGTCCTAACTGTTGAGGTGAGGTCCCAGTGTGATACTTTGCTTCCACCTGATTGAATTTTTGAGCCTTTTGGGGTCACTCAAACCATAGTGAACATGCCTGAtcccttctgctttgtttgtaCTTTGCCTCGTGGACTTAGATATATTCCTGAAGACATGTAGGCTTTGAAAAAAGATGCTTCCAGAGTAATTCAAAACACTTC
The Falco rusticolus isolate bFalRus1 chromosome Z, bFalRus1.pri, whole genome shotgun sequence DNA segment above includes these coding regions:
- the PTGR1 gene encoding LOW QUALITY PROTEIN: prostaglandin reductase 1 (The sequence of the model RefSeq protein was modified relative to this genomic sequence to represent the inferred CDS: inserted 5 bases in 3 codons; deleted 1 base in 1 codon; substituted 4 bases at 4 genomic stop codons), translated to MVNAKVWVLKKHFEGFPKTSDFDLEKIELSNLKDGELLLKXVFLSVDTYMRCYSQRDMKEGGIMIGTQLARIVKSKNPAFTVGAFVXGWRTHFISDGKDLQLLPSSWLESLPKSLTVGVVGMPGXTACFGLLEVCKMKPGETVLVNAAAGAVGPVVGQIAKTGGCKVVGCASSDDKVAYLKRIXAFNYKTVTSLDEALHKDSDGSDCSLDNVGGEFASTAINQRKKXGRIAVCGAISQYYDAVPASGPSMQVPVIFKDLXMEGFIVTHWNNCWEESLKALLKWVVEIREEGVXKCHEQVTEGSENVPMAFIGMLKGESLGKAIVNV